In Lentibacillus amyloliquefaciens, one DNA window encodes the following:
- a CDS encoding sugar kinase, which yields MDVVTLGETMVLFTPENAGPMRYTDRFSSRVAGAESNVAIGLARLGVQAGWMSRLGDDEFGKKIRSFIRGEGVDTSQAVFDETADTGLFFKEKLTPGEWRVKYYRQDSAASRMKPGDVDESYIAGAKYLHVTGITPALSESCYETVLTAIDYAKKHDVTVVFDPNLRRKLWPDNKARKVLTELVTQADIVLPGIEEAEFLFGSGSPEELSRKFREKGASTVIMKLGKKGAYYLNDDAEGLVHGFQVSEIVDPVGAGDGFSAGVLSGLLDGLSVKDAAQRGNAVGAMVIMAAGDVEGLPEKDRLLNFMDNRTRGDVER from the coding sequence ATGGATGTTGTGACACTCGGGGAGACCATGGTGCTTTTTACCCCGGAAAACGCCGGGCCGATGCGTTATACTGATCGGTTTTCGAGCCGTGTGGCAGGTGCCGAATCCAATGTGGCGATCGGTCTTGCACGACTTGGCGTTCAGGCCGGATGGATGAGTCGTCTTGGCGATGACGAATTCGGCAAAAAAATTCGTTCGTTTATTCGCGGTGAAGGGGTTGATACGAGCCAGGCAGTCTTTGATGAAACAGCTGATACCGGTCTTTTTTTTAAGGAAAAATTGACACCCGGTGAATGGCGGGTGAAGTATTATCGTCAGGATTCAGCGGCAAGCAGGATGAAACCGGGAGATGTGGATGAATCCTATATTGCCGGAGCGAAATATTTACATGTGACCGGCATTACGCCAGCTTTGAGCGAGAGCTGTTATGAAACCGTTTTAACCGCCATTGACTATGCGAAAAAGCATGATGTAACCGTGGTCTTTGACCCGAATCTAAGGCGAAAACTATGGCCGGATAATAAGGCCAGGAAAGTATTGACCGAGCTCGTAACACAAGCTGATATCGTGCTGCCGGGAATTGAAGAAGCCGAATTTTTATTCGGAAGCGGGTCTCCGGAAGAACTTTCAAGGAAGTTTAGGGAAAAAGGCGCTTCCACAGTCATCATGAAACTGGGAAAGAAAGGCGCGTATTATCTGAACGATGATGCTGAAGGGCTTGTTCACGGTTTCCAGGTTTCGGAAATCGTCGACCCGGTTGGAGCCGGTGACGGATTTTCAGCCGGCGTTCTATCCGGTCTGCTTGATGGATTGTCGGTGAAGGATGCAGCGCAACGCGGAAATGCCGTTGGAGCCATGGTCATCATGGCAGCCGGTGACGTTGAGGGGTTGCCGGAAAAAGACCGGCTGCTTAACTTTATGGATAATCGGACAAGAGGAGATGTCGAACGATGA
- a CDS encoding bifunctional 4-hydroxy-2-oxoglutarate aldolase/2-dehydro-3-deoxy-phosphogluconate aldolase — MLNTLQKMTDHKLVAIVRGADPDDVMPIAEALYDGGIRLMEITMDTPRVETIISELNNAFSGEMLVGAGTVLDAESAKTAIEAGATFIISPTVNTETIKMTKRYGVVSIPGAMTPTEILTAYEHGADLVKVFPAQAMGPGYVKDVRGPFPYIPLMPTGG; from the coding sequence ATGTTGAATACATTGCAAAAAATGACCGATCATAAGCTGGTTGCGATTGTGCGTGGTGCGGATCCTGATGATGTGATGCCGATAGCTGAAGCGCTCTATGATGGTGGTATCCGCCTTATGGAAATCACAATGGACACACCGCGTGTTGAGACGATCATCAGTGAACTAAATAATGCATTTAGTGGCGAAATGCTTGTCGGTGCAGGAACTGTTTTGGATGCTGAGTCAGCTAAAACCGCGATTGAAGCAGGTGCGACGTTCATTATTTCACCGACTGTTAATACCGAAACGATTAAGATGACGAAGCGGTATGGCGTAGTCAGCATCCCGGGTGCGATGACACCAACAGAGATTTTGACAGCCTATGAACACGGGGCCGATTTGGTTAAAGTATTTCCTGCACAAGCGATGGGACCAGGCTATGTTAAAGATGTCCGGGGACCGTTTCCATATATTCCATTAATGCCTACCGGGGGGTGA
- a CDS encoding GntP family permease yields MSTVGLILLAAFGVALLLFLVIKTKLQAFLALLVVSYIIGLLSGMSPSEVLQAVNDGMGGTVAEVAVIIGVGSMFGEILKASGGAERLAMTLMDKFGEKRVNWALMLTGVIISIPVFLDVAFVILIPILYSLAQKTKKSLLFFAIPLLAGLAVTHSFVPPTPGPIAVSSLLDANLGWVILFGLIAGIPAAILAGPVFGTFISKKMHVEVPKEMLENMAEEARGKEYDKELPSFKMIASLILLPLLLILLNTFSSAIFGEDSTARSILTFIGNPGVALTITALLAIYFLGTRRGYSKEDLQQIATKGLEPAGIIILITGAGGVFGEVLVATGIGDVIANTMTNLNMPIIVFAFLVASAVRIAQGSATVAMVTAASLISPVIGNLGIEGPMLALLVITIASGATIASHVNDSGFWMVSRFLGLSEKDTLKSWTVMETIIALVGFGVSLLISIFI; encoded by the coding sequence ATGTCTACTGTAGGATTGATTTTACTTGCCGCTTTTGGCGTAGCTTTACTTCTGTTTTTGGTTATCAAAACAAAGCTGCAGGCATTTCTTGCATTGCTGGTAGTCAGTTATATTATCGGGCTTTTATCCGGAATGAGTCCTTCAGAAGTTCTTCAGGCTGTTAATGACGGGATGGGTGGAACTGTAGCTGAAGTTGCCGTCATTATTGGTGTTGGTTCGATGTTTGGTGAAATATTGAAGGCCTCCGGTGGTGCTGAACGTCTGGCCATGACATTAATGGATAAGTTCGGTGAAAAGCGTGTCAACTGGGCATTGATGCTGACGGGTGTTATCATTTCAATACCAGTGTTTTTGGATGTTGCATTTGTCATTTTAATACCTATTTTATACAGTCTTGCTCAAAAGACGAAGAAATCATTGCTGTTCTTCGCTATTCCGCTGTTAGCGGGTCTTGCTGTAACGCATAGCTTTGTACCGCCGACTCCGGGGCCAATAGCTGTTTCCTCGTTATTGGATGCCAATCTTGGATGGGTGATTCTGTTCGGACTGATAGCGGGTATTCCTGCAGCAATTCTTGCCGGGCCAGTTTTTGGAACATTCATCTCCAAAAAAATGCATGTTGAAGTGCCAAAAGAGATGCTCGAGAATATGGCGGAAGAAGCCAGAGGTAAAGAGTATGATAAAGAACTTCCCAGCTTTAAAATGATTGCATCGTTGATTTTGCTGCCTTTACTTCTGATTTTGTTAAATACGTTTTCCAGTGCAATATTTGGTGAAGACAGTACGGCGAGAAGTATCTTAACTTTTATTGGTAACCCGGGCGTTGCATTGACAATCACAGCTTTGTTAGCCATTTACTTTTTGGGTACACGCCGTGGCTATTCAAAAGAGGATCTACAGCAAATTGCTACAAAAGGATTGGAGCCTGCGGGTATTATCATTTTGATTACCGGTGCCGGTGGTGTGTTCGGTGAGGTATTGGTTGCAACCGGTATAGGCGATGTGATTGCTAATACGATGACGAATTTGAATATGCCGATTATCGTCTTCGCGTTTCTTGTTGCTTCGGCCGTCCGTATTGCACAAGGTTCGGCAACGGTCGCAATGGTTACTGCAGCAAGTCTGATTTCACCGGTTATTGGCAACCTTGGAATTGAGGGGCCGATGCTGGCCTTACTTGTTATCACTATCGCATCGGGCGCAACGATTGCGTCCCATGTCAATGACTCAGGATTTTGGATGGTAAGTCGCTTTTTGGGGCTGTCAGAAAAAGATACATTGAAATCCTGGACAGTCATGGAAACAATCATTGCACTTGTCGGATTTGGTGTATCGTTGCTTATTAGTATTTTTATTTAA
- a CDS encoding LysM peptidoglycan-binding domain-containing protein, with the protein MMGFVFFTGSVSAEKNYRVQSGDSLYRIAQNYQVDVNAVIAANASITNPAYIKPGQTIKIPDQNGTSFTVTAYTAGYESTGKRPGDPGYGITASGSIVDEGDTIACPPALPFGSKIHIPKLNETYVCEDRGSAITNGHLDIYKEDLDDALQFGVQQLQVKVWTY; encoded by the coding sequence ATGATGGGTTTCGTGTTTTTCACGGGGTCGGTTTCTGCTGAAAAAAATTACAGGGTACAATCGGGTGACAGTTTATACCGTATAGCCCAAAATTATCAAGTTGATGTGAATGCTGTAATTGCAGCGAATGCTTCCATTACGAATCCGGCTTATATTAAGCCCGGACAAACGATAAAAATACCGGATCAAAATGGGACTTCTTTTACTGTTACAGCTTATACGGCGGGTTATGAATCTACTGGAAAGCGACCAGGTGACCCCGGTTATGGCATAACAGCTTCCGGCTCAATTGTAGACGAGGGAGATACAATTGCATGTCCGCCGGCTCTTCCATTTGGCTCGAAAATACATATTCCAAAATTGAATGAAACTTATGTTTGCGAAGATCGTGGAAGCGCCATTACAAATGGGCATCTCGACATTTATAAAGAAGACTTAGACGATGCGTTGCAATTTGGCGTGCAACAGCTGCAGGTTAAAGTGTGGACTTATTAG
- a CDS encoding FUSC family protein, translating to MKKNTHESSKSPSLIRQALKVNRNPFPWLKAFRAGLAAGLPVMIGLLLGNLQYGLIAALGGFTYLYVFNVPYAQRAKKIFFVVLAMTLIAALGTLAAPYPLMVAVLMGIIGAAAVFIFGALKISGPNAIFFVLVFAMITGMPVDQDAFLIRAGLVFSGGALSWVIAMIDWFFDPHGPETGVVKRAYLELASLLDSVGTENFNEEKHRVMSVLKEAEETLAAGYSPWRTTELFNRLYILTDHANVIFTYIIENFADRETALPKESAESFRMLANSIDTKNNNNRVFGKISRQDSGDEAVAALYSKIYDADAIFNEPPAKINRVIRISKPSIRTIFFGALDKNSIVFLSSLRFGALTIIAAIIAFEFELERSYWVPLSCVAVMSGSTIVATYHRAIQRSIGTIVGILIASVILAMQPSGFMIALFILLLTGITELFIVKNYGLAALFFTPNALLMAESTTQQAFSFSYFTSARLIDILIGSAIGLIGVWMVGRKSASSRLPHLIAKTIRSQAQFIMVLFSDQGEGFDATRSREKLKMRTNMVNLQTVYNTVSGEIPVDQKALDYYWPVVFTVEQLGYLLESCSKDHERHGLSDEKLSQLLFAFEKMANAINRKRSAEPRRIPEIEDYPGIQNEIKFLQKQLGR from the coding sequence ATGAAAAAAAACACACATGAATCCAGCAAGTCGCCTTCACTTATCAGACAGGCGTTAAAAGTAAACCGAAATCCATTTCCATGGTTGAAGGCTTTCCGGGCAGGACTGGCGGCAGGTTTGCCGGTTATGATCGGATTATTGCTTGGCAACCTGCAGTACGGCTTGATTGCTGCATTGGGCGGATTTACATATCTCTATGTTTTCAATGTTCCATATGCGCAGCGGGCTAAGAAGATATTCTTTGTTGTACTTGCTATGACACTGATTGCTGCATTAGGGACCCTTGCTGCCCCTTATCCGCTGATGGTCGCCGTATTGATGGGAATTATTGGGGCGGCCGCCGTCTTTATTTTTGGAGCATTAAAGATATCCGGGCCAAATGCTATTTTCTTCGTTCTGGTTTTTGCCATGATTACTGGTATGCCGGTCGATCAGGATGCGTTTCTTATTAGGGCGGGTCTTGTCTTTTCCGGCGGGGCCCTTTCCTGGGTGATTGCCATGATCGATTGGTTCTTTGATCCGCATGGTCCTGAGACAGGGGTCGTCAAAAGGGCATATCTGGAGTTGGCATCACTGCTGGATTCAGTCGGAACAGAGAATTTCAATGAAGAAAAACATCGCGTCATGTCTGTCCTGAAAGAAGCAGAAGAAACTCTGGCTGCCGGGTATAGTCCGTGGCGGACAACTGAACTTTTTAATCGGTTATATATCCTGACTGATCATGCGAACGTGATATTCACGTATATCATTGAAAATTTTGCGGATAGGGAAACAGCATTGCCAAAGGAATCAGCGGAATCTTTTCGTATGCTGGCCAATTCAATCGATACGAAAAACAACAATAACCGTGTCTTCGGGAAAATTAGCCGGCAAGACAGCGGTGATGAAGCTGTTGCCGCGCTTTACAGTAAAATTTACGATGCAGATGCCATTTTTAATGAGCCGCCCGCCAAAATCAATCGTGTCATTCGCATTTCCAAACCGTCAATCAGGACGATTTTCTTTGGCGCCTTGGACAAAAATTCAATCGTTTTTCTGTCATCTTTACGGTTTGGCGCCCTTACCATCATTGCTGCGATTATAGCATTTGAGTTTGAATTGGAGCGGTCTTATTGGGTGCCGCTCTCCTGTGTGGCGGTTATGTCAGGATCCACCATTGTCGCAACGTATCATCGTGCCATTCAACGCTCAATTGGCACCATTGTGGGCATTCTGATTGCGAGTGTCATCCTTGCCATGCAGCCGTCCGGATTCATGATTGCACTATTCATCCTGCTTTTGACAGGGATAACCGAACTGTTTATCGTTAAAAATTACGGACTGGCTGCATTGTTCTTCACCCCGAATGCCCTTCTGATGGCTGAGAGCACAACGCAGCAGGCATTCAGTTTTTCATATTTTACATCAGCTAGATTAATCGATATTCTAATCGGCAGTGCCATCGGTCTGATTGGTGTATGGATGGTAGGAAGGAAATCGGCATCCAGTCGTCTTCCGCATTTAATCGCCAAAACGATCCGGAGCCAGGCGCAATTTATAATGGTTCTTTTCTCTGATCAGGGAGAAGGTTTCGATGCCACAAGAAGCAGAGAAAAGCTGAAGATGCGCACAAATATGGTCAATTTACAAACAGTATATAATACAGTGTCAGGCGAGATACCGGTTGACCAGAAAGCACTGGATTATTACTGGCCGGTTGTCTTTACGGTTGAACAATTAGGGTATTTGCTTGAGAGCTGTTCAAAGGACCATGAACGGCATGGTCTTTCGGATGAAAAACTGTCTCAGCTTCTGTTTGCTTTCGAAAAAATGGCCAATGCCATCAATCGGAAGCGCTCGGCAGAACCCAGAAGAATCCCTGAAATAGAGGACTATCCCGGTATACAGAATGAAATCAAATTTTTGCAGAAACAGCTTGGCCGGTAG
- a CDS encoding Uma2 family endonuclease, with protein MGVANENQNDMTYEEYVTWDNGERCEVLEGQIISMAPSPLPEHQDISMQLSIEFGSYVRGKNCKAFAAPIDVYLFEDANKEWMDDRVRNWLIPDLIVVCDPNKIKRNKIIGAPDLVIEIISPSSAKIDRMDKRLAYQQAGVNEYWIIDPANQIVEVYLLKGQSLELANVYDKEDAVPVHVLENLKIDLRDVFPEQEAD; from the coding sequence ATGGGGGTTGCAAATGAAAACCAAAATGATATGACATATGAGGAATATGTCACATGGGATAATGGAGAGCGCTGTGAAGTTTTGGAGGGTCAAATCATAAGTATGGCACCTTCCCCACTCCCTGAACATCAAGATATATCGATGCAATTATCCATCGAATTTGGATCGTATGTACGAGGGAAGAATTGTAAAGCTTTTGCTGCTCCAATTGATGTCTACCTATTTGAAGATGCCAATAAAGAGTGGATGGATGATCGTGTCCGAAATTGGCTGATACCGGATTTGATTGTTGTATGTGACCCGAACAAGATTAAACGAAACAAAATCATAGGTGCTCCGGATTTGGTTATCGAGATTATATCGCCTTCTTCTGCAAAGATTGATCGTATGGATAAGCGGTTGGCATACCAGCAAGCCGGCGTGAATGAATATTGGATTATTGATCCTGCCAATCAAATTGTTGAAGTATACCTATTAAAAGGCCAATCATTGGAATTGGCAAATGTTTATGACAAAGAAGACGCTGTTCCCGTACATGTATTGGAAAATCTTAAAATTGATTTGCGGGACGTTTTTCCTGAACAGGAAGCGGATTAG
- a CDS encoding DeoR/GlpR family DNA-binding transcription regulator encodes MKMFVSERRNKIMERLYEKKRLTVKELSLEIGVSEATLRTDLNKMEEEGMLIRTHGGAILNDETESDTSFSAREKKNKKEKIQIAKEAFKFIEEKQCILLDASSTALELARYLKSQPIRLTVVTSGLHTALELKENPDLTVILIGGVVTNRSSSIEGTLGLNILDYVNVDIMFTSGNGFSVENGLTDFNLYEVSLKKELVKRASTIIAIVDASKIDKSSSAVFADPETISTLITDKPVTPNFRKD; translated from the coding sequence ATGAAAATGTTTGTGAGTGAAAGAAGAAACAAAATCATGGAACGCCTATATGAAAAAAAACGCTTAACAGTGAAAGAATTGTCGCTGGAAATTGGGGTGTCAGAAGCAACTCTCAGAACAGATTTAAATAAGATGGAAGAAGAAGGCATGTTGATTCGAACTCATGGTGGTGCCATTCTCAACGATGAGACTGAAAGCGATACCAGTTTTTCTGCAAGAGAAAAGAAAAATAAAAAAGAAAAAATACAAATAGCTAAAGAAGCTTTCAAATTTATTGAAGAAAAGCAGTGTATTTTATTAGATGCCAGCTCTACAGCCTTGGAATTAGCACGATATCTTAAAAGCCAGCCGATTCGATTGACGGTTGTGACGAGTGGTCTCCATACAGCTCTTGAGTTGAAGGAAAACCCGGACCTCACTGTCATTTTAATCGGGGGAGTAGTTACAAATCGTTCCTCATCGATTGAAGGAACACTGGGGTTAAACATATTGGATTATGTTAATGTCGATATCATGTTTACGTCTGGTAATGGCTTTTCAGTGGAAAATGGTTTAACTGATTTTAACCTTTATGAAGTATCCTTAAAAAAAGAATTGGTTAAACGGGCAAGCACAATAATAGCTATTGTCGATGCTTCAAAAATCGATAAATCATCCAGCGCAGTATTTGCTGATCCGGAAACTATTAGCACACTGATCACAGATAAGCCTGTCACCCCGAATTTTCGGAAGGATTAA
- a CDS encoding MDR/zinc-dependent alcohol dehydrogenase-like family protein, with protein sequence MTETLGKQREYSEAIPETMNAVVAYGPQDYRYEEVKTPKLENDKEILVKVEACGICAGDIKAYDGAPSFWGDEQQPAYIKAPMIPGHEFIARIVQKGEAVTDFDIGDRVISEQIVPCWDCRFCNRGQYWMCEKHDLYGFQNNVNGGMAEYMKFTKEAINYKVPEDLPIEKAVLIEPYACSLHAVQRAQVQIGDVVVLSGAGTLGLGMLGAIKKSGASKLVVLDLKEDRLELAKQFGADVVLNPSEVDVVKEIKDMTEGYGCDTYIEATGHPKSVEQGLHAIRKLGRFVEFSVFGEPVTVDWSIISDRKELDVLGSHLGPYCYPLVIEDISNGDLPTENVVTHTLKMEEFEKGFDLMKKGENSIKIVLQP encoded by the coding sequence ATGACCGAAACACTTGGTAAACAACGTGAATATTCAGAAGCCATTCCGGAAACGATGAATGCCGTTGTCGCATATGGACCGCAAGACTACAGATATGAAGAAGTGAAGACGCCGAAACTGGAGAATGATAAAGAAATACTTGTGAAAGTAGAAGCATGCGGCATTTGTGCCGGGGATATCAAAGCATATGATGGTGCGCCAAGTTTCTGGGGGGACGAACAACAGCCAGCCTATATAAAGGCACCCATGATTCCGGGACATGAATTTATTGCACGTATTGTGCAAAAAGGAGAGGCTGTAACAGATTTTGATATTGGCGACCGTGTGATATCCGAACAAATTGTTCCGTGTTGGGATTGCCGATTCTGTAACAGAGGTCAATATTGGATGTGTGAAAAACACGACCTATATGGCTTTCAAAATAATGTAAACGGTGGCATGGCAGAATATATGAAGTTTACAAAGGAAGCGATTAACTATAAAGTGCCTGAAGATTTGCCAATTGAAAAGGCTGTCCTAATAGAACCTTATGCATGCAGTTTACACGCAGTCCAGCGCGCTCAAGTTCAAATTGGTGACGTGGTTGTTCTGTCAGGTGCCGGGACATTGGGACTTGGAATGCTTGGTGCCATTAAAAAATCAGGCGCTTCAAAACTAGTCGTCCTGGATTTGAAGGAAGATCGATTGGAGCTGGCGAAACAATTTGGGGCAGATGTTGTTCTTAATCCAAGTGAAGTGGATGTCGTCAAAGAAATCAAAGATATGACAGAGGGTTATGGCTGCGACACGTACATTGAAGCCACGGGGCATCCAAAGTCAGTCGAACAAGGACTTCATGCGATTAGGAAATTGGGGCGTTTCGTTGAGTTCAGTGTATTTGGAGAGCCGGTTACCGTTGATTGGAGCATTATTAGCGATCGTAAAGAATTGGACGTACTAGGTTCACATTTGGGACCATATTGCTATCCACTGGTAATCGAGGATATATCCAATGGCGATTTACCAACAGAAAATGTTGTCACGCATACATTAAAGATGGAAGAATTCGAGAAAGGTTTCGATCTAATGAAAAAAGGTGAAAATTCTATAAAAATTGTTTTACAACCATAA
- a CDS encoding MFS transporter, translating into MRDLTQTESFLDRMGIPSHLAWGYFGVLIFMMGDGLELAWISPYLVDQGLTVQQASFLTTCYGVTIAISAWLSGVLVEAIGPRKTMLSGLILYLIGHILFVGLAIPALNYGLMIPTYAIRGFGYPLFAYAFLVWITYRTPQHQLGKAVGWFWFVFTGGLSVLGAYYSSFSINFFGHIPTLWTAILWVLIGAFFALVVNKDKFELPDKKSDNSPKSKELLNGITIVKRKPKVGIAGFVRVVNQAAQYAFPLFLPIYLADQGVSTTVWLNIWGTIFIANIAFNLIFGYLGDKIGWRNTVKWFGAFGCGIFTLMLFYLPQVFTGNVFVVATIGFLWGACLAGFVPLSALTPSLVGDGDKGAAMSILNLGAGLCVFVGPALVTLFYDLVGTQGMMWILGGLYFIAAILTSLLKLPEESKKDRSSKDGAQSVV; encoded by the coding sequence ATGAGAGATTTAACGCAGACAGAGTCATTTTTAGATCGAATGGGAATTCCCTCTCATTTGGCATGGGGTTACTTTGGTGTACTCATTTTTATGATGGGGGACGGTTTAGAGCTTGCTTGGATAAGCCCTTATCTGGTAGATCAAGGATTAACGGTTCAACAGGCTTCTTTCTTAACAACTTGTTATGGCGTCACAATTGCCATTTCAGCGTGGTTATCCGGGGTTTTGGTTGAAGCAATTGGACCCAGGAAAACAATGTTGTCGGGTTTGATTTTATACCTGATCGGCCATATCCTTTTTGTTGGATTGGCGATTCCTGCGCTTAATTACGGCTTAATGATACCAACGTATGCCATTAGAGGCTTTGGCTATCCGTTGTTTGCCTATGCGTTTCTGGTGTGGATAACTTATCGCACACCCCAGCACCAGCTCGGTAAAGCGGTGGGGTGGTTCTGGTTTGTCTTCACGGGGGGATTAAGTGTTTTAGGTGCATATTACTCTAGTTTCTCTATTAATTTCTTTGGGCATATTCCAACCCTGTGGACAGCTATTTTATGGGTGCTTATTGGGGCGTTTTTTGCACTTGTTGTTAACAAGGATAAATTTGAACTGCCGGATAAGAAATCTGATAATTCCCCCAAATCCAAAGAACTATTAAACGGTATTACAATTGTGAAAAGAAAGCCAAAGGTTGGTATTGCAGGATTTGTACGCGTTGTCAATCAGGCCGCACAATACGCGTTTCCGTTGTTTCTCCCAATTTATTTGGCTGATCAAGGTGTCAGCACAACTGTATGGCTCAATATTTGGGGAACAATATTTATTGCCAATATTGCCTTTAACCTCATCTTCGGTTACCTTGGGGATAAAATAGGCTGGCGAAATACAGTTAAGTGGTTTGGCGCTTTTGGCTGCGGGATTTTTACGCTGATGTTGTTTTACCTGCCGCAAGTATTTACTGGAAATGTGTTTGTCGTTGCTACGATTGGTTTTCTTTGGGGTGCGTGTTTAGCAGGTTTTGTACCGCTTTCCGCTCTTACACCGTCCTTAGTTGGTGATGGTGATAAAGGCGCGGCCATGTCTATATTAAATTTAGGTGCTGGTCTTTGCGTGTTTGTTGGACCTGCCCTCGTAACACTATTTTATGACTTGGTTGGCACACAAGGCATGATGTGGATTCTGGGTGGTCTTTACTTTATAGCTGCGATTCTGACGAGCTTGCTTAAACTTCCGGAAGAAAGCAAAAAAGATAGATCCTCTAAAGACGGTGCACAGTCTGTGGTTTAA
- the dhaL gene encoding dihydroxyacetone kinase subunit DhaL — translation MEFTAADLTNYFKAVIEMIEEQKDYLCALDRKIGDGDHGVTMSIGWQAVNDILNEDLKDEEDCGKLSMKVGKTFLNAVGSSVGPLYATGLMRGAKTVKKKTVLNDQDLVDYWLVFTQGVKERGQASIGDKTMMDTFEPFAEALEAKFDETNEFIPAFDHALSIAKKGMESTTGLVSQKGRSSRLGERSVGFQDPGATSAYLILAAFLNYAQSNSAEVS, via the coding sequence ATGGAGTTCACAGCGGCAGACTTAACAAATTATTTTAAAGCAGTCATCGAGATGATTGAGGAACAAAAAGATTATCTTTGCGCGTTAGATCGTAAAATTGGTGATGGTGATCATGGTGTTACGATGTCTATTGGATGGCAAGCTGTAAACGATATTTTAAATGAAGATCTTAAAGATGAGGAAGATTGTGGGAAACTCAGTATGAAAGTGGGAAAAACGTTTTTAAATGCAGTGGGTTCATCTGTAGGTCCGTTATATGCAACTGGACTGATGAGAGGGGCAAAAACAGTTAAAAAGAAAACCGTTCTTAATGATCAGGATTTAGTTGACTATTGGTTAGTATTCACACAAGGTGTTAAAGAACGCGGTCAAGCGAGTATAGGAGATAAGACAATGATGGATACTTTTGAGCCATTCGCGGAAGCTTTGGAAGCAAAGTTTGACGAAACCAATGAATTCATCCCAGCTTTTGACCATGCGTTAAGTATCGCTAAGAAAGGGATGGAATCAACGACAGGTCTTGTTTCCCAAAAGGGGCGTTCAAGCAGATTAGGTGAACGGTCGGTTGGCTTTCAAGATCCGGGTGCAACGTCGGCATATCTTATTTTAGCAGCTTTTTTAAACTATGCTCAGAGCAACTCAGCAGAGGTCAGCTGA
- a CDS encoding RpiB/LacA/LacB family sugar-phosphate isomerase, with protein MKIGIGSDHNGFEFKEEIKTSVEEMTDHELVDYGCYSCDAVDYPDVAFDVSRAISEGELDRGILICGTGIGVSIAANKYPGIRAALAHDTYAGERAQLSNNAQIITMGAQIIGAKVGTKVVEAYLNVEWAEGSKRKVDKITNKEKEFAGNK; from the coding sequence ATGAAAATAGGCATTGGCAGTGACCATAATGGCTTTGAATTTAAAGAGGAAATTAAAACGTCTGTAGAAGAAATGACCGATCATGAACTTGTAGACTATGGCTGCTACTCTTGTGACGCAGTTGACTATCCTGATGTTGCATTTGATGTCTCTCGGGCAATAAGTGAAGGGGAGTTAGATAGAGGAATATTGATATGTGGTACTGGTATTGGCGTTTCGATTGCTGCTAATAAATATCCCGGTATTCGTGCTGCACTTGCACATGATACGTATGCCGGTGAAAGAGCCCAATTAAGCAATAACGCGCAAATAATCACGATGGGAGCCCAAATTATCGGCGCAAAAGTCGGGACAAAAGTAGTTGAGGCCTATTTAAATGTTGAATGGGCTGAAGGTTCCAAACGTAAAGTGGATAAAATTACTAATAAAGAAAAAGAATTTGCCGGCAATAAGTAA